The window CTCGGCGAGCCGGGCCATGCTGGCCCCGGTGACCATCCCGATCCGCTCGGCCCCGGTCGAAGCCGGCAACCGCCGCATCCGGTTGACCACCACCACACCGGTGATCGGATCCTGCTCGGTGAGGGCCACCGCATACGGCGGCAACTCGGTCACCCCACGCTGCCGGACGATCGGCGCACAGAACGGCGCCGCGTTCTTCCGCTCGTTGTAGCTGTCCCCGGACAACACGAGAACCCGATACCGCAGATCGGCCCGGTCGCCGATGGTCCAGATCTCCCCGCGCCGCATGTCAGCAGGAACCGGAGATCGGCGCGGTCCGGATCGGCATGGCAGGAAGCGTACCGCCGCACCGATCTCGCCCGCGCCCGCCCCGCCCGGCGGCCTTGCGGAACCGCCACCGGACGGTGGCCGCCACGGCTCGGCCCCGACCGGGGCGGTGTGGCCGTACCGGCCGAACGTCGGACCTCGATGGGGTGACCTGTGCGACGTGGATGTATCCGGAGGCACCCGGCCGGATGATCGGGGGATGCCGTCGTGTGGTGTGCAGGCGTAAGCAGGAACCTCGAAGTGGGCTGGGAGGTTCGCGGTGGGAGGTCAGGCGTACGCGGGGACGGCGCGCAGCGTCGGCGAACGTGACGACGGGTGGGGATGGGCCGCGACGGTTCAGGGCGTCCTCGACTCTCTGCCGGGAATGTCCGGATATCTGGCAGCCGAGGTCGACGACCGCGGAATGATGACCGATCTGGTCTGGGCCGCCGTGACCCCGGAGGCGGTGACCCCCGACGGTCACCGGGGCACGCAACTGATCGGGCTTCCGGTGAGCCGCCTCTACCCGGAGGAGATCGCCGGCGACCGCTGGCAGACCTTCCAGCGGGTCCTGGACACCGGCGAACCGGTCGACCTCGACCCGATCCGGGTGGGCGAGTCGGAGTTCACCATCCGGGCCGGCCGGCTGGGTCCCGGTCTGCTGATCACCTGGGCACGCCTGGCCGACCCGACCGCCGGACGCCTGGCCGAGGTGGAGCGCACGCTGGCCGCCGAGCACGAGCTGGCCGCCCGGTTGCAGCAGATCATCCTGCCGATCCCGGCCGAGCCGATCGACCTGCCCGGGCTGCGGGTGGCGGTGCGTTACCTGCCGGCCGGGGAGGACGCGATGATCGGCGGGGACTGGTTCCACGCGGCGGCGCTGCGGGACGGTTCGGTGCTGCTGGCGGTCGGTGACGTGGCCGGGCACGGTACCCAGGCCGCGACCACGATGGCCCAGTTGCGGCACGCGCTGCGGGCGCTGTCGGTGGTGACGAGTGACCCGGGCGCGCTGCTGGAGCACCTGAACCGGCTGATCTGGGAGTTGGAGGCGGACGACCCGGAACTGGCCGCGACCGCGGTGATCGCCCGGTTCGATCCGGAATCGCACGAGCTGGTGTGGGCGCAGGCCGGGCATCCGCCACCGCTGTTGAGCCGCAACGGCCGGACCGCGCCGCTGCCCCGCCCGGCGGGCCCGATGCTGGGTGTGGTGGACGGCGCCCGGTACGCCGACTCGGTGGTCACCCTGACCCCGGGTGACGTGCTGCTGCTCTACACCGACGGGCTGGTCGAGCAGCGCCACCGCGGCCCCGATGTCGGCCTGGACTCGGTGATCGCCGCGGTCGACGACGCGGTCCGGACCGCACCGGAGCGGCCGCTGACCGAGATGCTGGCCCGGTTGCGCCGTGCCAACCCGGACGACGACACGTGCATCCTGGCCGTACGCCCCCGTGCATGATCAATGGCATGAAGCCTTCTGTGTCGTGTGTGTTCGTGTGTCACGACGGCGCGGGCCGGATCCTGCTGGCCCGGCGTTCGGAGCAGGCCCGCGACGAGCCGGGCGCGTGGGACTGCGGTGCCGGCGCGCTCGAGTTCGGCGAGACGTTCGAGGCCGCGGTGACCCGTGAGGTGGGCGAGGAGTACACGGCCGTACCGCTGGAGATCAGGCAGCTGGGGGTGCGTAACGTGCTGCGCGACGATCCGCCGTCGCACTGGGTGGCGGTGGTCTTCGCGGTGCGGGTCGATCCGGCCGACGTGCGGATCGGCGAGCCGCACAAGTTCGACGATCTGGCCTGGTTCGCCGCGGATGACCTGCCCGCTCCGCTGCATTCGCAGCTTCCGGCGACGTTGGCGCTGCTGCCGTGACGCCGACGGTTCTGGACGGCGGCGACCGCCGCTGTGTTCTGCTCCTGATCGAGCTGCGCAAGCTGATCGCGACCCTGCCGCCGGGCGCGGTGGTGCACCTGAAGGCCTCCGATCCGGCGGCGCCGCTGGACCTTCCGGCCTGGTGCCATCTCACCGGCCACGAATATCTGGGCGAGATCCAACCCCGGACCTATGGGGTACGGGTGTCCGGCTCTCCGGTCGAGACGGAGGCGTCGAGCCCGTGGCGCCCAGCCCAGGACCACCGTGGCATCGGCGGTTCGCCGGGCCCCGCCGCGGCCAGCGGCATGTAGGACACCACCTCGGCGGTGGCCGCCCGGATGTAGTCACCGAGCACGGCCCGCAGCTCCGGATCGTCGGGCAGGGTGGCCGCCACCGCCGCGTCGAAACACTCCACGAACGCTCCGGCGAACGGATCCTCGTCACACTGGTTGGCGTGCACCCGGATCATCGCCCCGTGCCCACCGCGGGTCCGGCTGTAGTCGTCCGGCCCGCCGAAGACCTCACCCCAGTAGGCGGCCAGGTGCGCCACGTGCGCCGGGTCGATGTCGCGTTCGAACGGGTGTGACAGCCCGGGGTGGGCCAGGCAGCGCTGGTGGAAGTCGGCGGCCAGAGCCGACATGGCGGGTGCTCCGCCGGCAGCTTCGTACAGCGTGGGACGTCCCATCGGTCCAGCATGGCAAGGTCGGACGTATGACGCGACCCGGTCCGGGTACCCGGCGTCGGTGATCCGGTATGGGGACGAGGTCGCCTCGATCGCCCGGCCGCTGCACGATCCGGGGGATCTGGAGATCCTGTTGGACCGGGCGGCCGGTGCGAAGGTGGTGCTGATCGGCGAGGCCACCCACGGTACGCACGAGTTCTACGAGTGGCGGGCGGCGCTGACCCGGCGGCTGATCGCCGAGCGCGGGTTCTCGTTCGTCGCGGTCGAGGGTGACTGGCCGGACTGTGAACGGGTGAACGCGGCGGTCCGCGGTGCCGGCCCGGACCCGCGGCAGGCGCTGATCCGCTACGACAGGTGGCCGACCTGGATGTGGGCCAACGAGGAGACCGTCGACTTCACCCGTTGGCTGCGTGGTCTCAACGAGACGCGGGCGCCGGACGACCGGGTCGGTTTCCACGGCCTGGACGTGTACTCGCTGTGGCAGTCGATGCGGGAGATCCTGGTGTGGCTGCGCGAGCACGACCCGGACCGGGTGCCGGCCGCGCTGGACGCCTACCGGTGCTTCGAGCCGTACAACGAGGACCCGAACGCGTACGGCTGGGCGACCCGGTTCGTGCCGGCCGCCTGCGAGAGGCGGGTCGTGGCGATGCTGGCCGAGCTCCGCGACGGTGACTTCGGGGTATGGCAGAACGCCGAGGTGGTGGCCGGCGCCGAAGGCTACTACCGAACGATGGTGCGCGGCGGCCCGGAGGCGTGGAACATCCGGGACCGGCACATGGATGCCACCCTGGACCGGCTGCTGCGCCGCTACGGCCCGGCGTCGAAGGCCGTGGTGTGGGCGCACAACACGCACGTGGGCGACGCGCGGGCCACCGACCAGTCCGGGTACGGCGAGGTGACACTCGGCCAGCTGGCTCGGGAGCGGTTCGGCGCGGACTCCGCGGTGCTGGTCGGGTTCGCCACCCACCACGGCACGGTGGTCGCCGGGCCGGTGTGGGGCGGGCCGATGGAGGCGATGGGTGTGCCGGCGGCGCGGCCCGGTTCCCTGGAGGAAGTCTTACAGAACGCCGCCCCACCGGCCGCACTCTTCGTCTTCCCGACTGAGGGCCCGCGACCGGATCTGCTCACCACAGAGTTACCACACCGGGCGATCGGCGTGGTCTACCGGCCGGAGCGGGAGCGCTGGGCCAACTACGTCCCGACGGTCCTCGGCGAGCGGTACGACGCGTTTCTGTGGTTTGCCGAGACGCGGGCACTGCGGCCCCTGCACACTCTCCGGGTGAACGTCCACGAGCCGGAGACGTACCCCAGCGGTGTCTGATTACGATAATGAACCGCCGATTAAATGGATCTTTTGGGTTGCGGTGGCACATCATTCTGTTGACGTGTGCCGATACCCGAAAAGGTACGCACGTTTGCCCGTGGCTACCGATCCATTCCGGGGTAGATCAGCTTTAGGCTGTGGCATCCATCGATCATCCACTTCGGATTCTGCAGGGGAACGTGGTGCCATGAGAAAGATCTCCCGACTTCTTCTCGCCGCGCTGATCGCCGCGGCCGGGATGCTCGTCGCGACCGCCGGACCGGCGTACGCGACACTGCCGGGATACGTGCTGAGCTCGACGACCGCGAGCCTGCCGCCGACCTTGTCCGCTCTCGCCAACGGGAAGCGGATCACGTACGTGACCACGAACATCAACGGTGGCATCATCACCGCGACCGGGCTGGTCCTCACCCCGAAGACCAACAAGAAGAACCGGACCGTGGCGTGGGGGCACGGCACCACCGGGCTCGCCGACAACTGTGCCCCCTCGACCAACCAGGCGGTCTTCTGGAACGAGGCGCGGCTCGCCATCGCCGCGATGCTCACCCGCGGCTGGACCGTGGCCGCCCCGGACTATCCGGGAATCGGCACACCGCAGAACCATCCGTACCTGATCGGGGCCAGTGTCGGCCGCTCGTTGATCGACAACGTCCGCGCCGCCCGTAACCTCGATTCCGCCCTCTCCACCCAGTACGTCGTCGACGGCCATTCGCAGGGCGGCCAGGGCTCGCTGTTCGCCAGCCAGCTCGCCCCGAGCTACGACGGCAACCTGGTGCTCAAGGGCACCGCGGCGATCGCCCCGGTCAACAACACGCAGGAGTTCATCAACTACATCCCCGGCAACGCGGCCCAGGGTTATCTGGTGATGGCCCTCTACGGGGTCTCGGTCGTCGAGCCGAGCTTCAAACCGAACAACGTGCTCGCGGCGCCGGCCGAGGCGCAGATCGGTGTCCTGCAGTCCGGCTGCCTGCCGGAGATCCTCGCGACCTACCAGGACTTCGCCGCCACCGACCTGATCGAGGGTGGCGTGGTGCCGGACGCCGTGGTCGCGAAGATGGCCTCCTACGAGAATCCCGCCCAGACCGCGCTGAGCGCGCCGGTCCTGCTCGTGCACGGCACCGAGGACGAGGCCGTGCCGTACTTCACCGCCCCGATCCTGCGTGACCAGATCGCCGCCTACGGGGTTCCGGTCACGCTCCAGACGATCGAGGGCGCCAGCCACGACCAGGCCGTCTCCCAGTCGGTCACCCTGGTCACGGACTGGATCGCCGCCCGCTTCACCTGACCCGGCCCGTTCCCACGGCACGCCCGGCGGTCCACCCCGCCGGGCGTGCGCCGGTTCAGAACGCGTACCGCACCCGCAGGTAGGGGGTCCGTTCGGCGATCAGGTCGGTCAGCGCGCGAACGTACGTCCCTTTCGCCCCGGTGCGGTAGCGGACGTTCAGGTCGCCGTTCTGCGAGCGTTTCATCTGCTGGAGCTCGGGCCGCCAGATCAACTCCTCGGCGCGCGGATGCCAGCCCAGATTCACCTCGTGCAGCCCACGATTGTGGGTCAGGAAAATGATCTCGGCGGCGAGTTGTCTCTTCGCCTCCGGACCGATCCCGGCGTCCAGATGATCGAGCAGATCACGCCAGTCGTCGAGCCAGCCGTCCCGGACCACCACCGGGCTGAAATTGACGTGCACCTCGTATCCGGCGGCCACGAAGTCGTCGATCGCCGCGATCCGTTCCGGGATCGGGCTGGTGCGGATGTCGAGGACCCGCGCGTCGGCCGGCGGCATCAGCGAGAAACGGATCCGCGTCCGCCCGCGCGGGTCCCATGCCAGCAGATCCCGGTTGACGTGCTTGGTGGCGAAGCTGGCCTTCGCGCTCGGCTGGTCCCGGAACAATTCGACCAGGTCGCGGACGTTGTCGCTGATCCGGGCGTCCACCGAGCAGTCCGAATTCTCCCCGATGTCATAAACCCACGCCTCCGGGTCGCATTCGTTCGGTTCCGGTTTGCGGCCCTGACGACCGACATGACCGCGGAGGTACGAGACGACGCGCTCGATATTGGCGAAAACGGTGATCGGGTTGCTGTACCCCTTGTGCCGGGGCACGTAGCAGTAGGCGCAGGCCATCGCGCACCCGTTGGCGGTCGACGGCGCGATGAAATCGGCGGACCGCCCGTTCGGTCGGGCGGTCATCGTCTTCTTCACGCCGAGGACCAGCGCCTCCTGCTTGATGCGCACCCAGCGCCGCACATTCGTCTCGTCGCCGAACAATTCCGGAATCCGCTGATGGCTCTCCACCTCGACCAGGGTCGCGCCGGGCCACCGGGACAGGATCTCGCGCCCGCGGGGCAACTCGGCGGCGGCCGGCTCGAGATAGATGCGCCGGATGTCCAGCAGTTCCCCCATGACCCGATTATCCCGGTCGCCGTCCGACGCGGCCATGCCGGACGGAGGGACGGCTGATCCGTGCCCCGAGAGTCCATACTGGACGGAGTGCAGACCCGGATGGAGAGTCATGCCGACGCCCGCGATCAGTGAGTTCGCCGACCGGTTCGACCCCGAGACGTCACCCGTCTCCCTCGGTGTGCTCGGACAACTGGACCGGGCCGTCGGGCGGGCGTTCCGGGACGATCTGTGCGCACGCCTGCAGCGGGCGGCAGCCGCGCTGGCCGAGCCGGAGGTCCGCGTCACGCTCGGCGGTCGGGCCGGATCCGGCCGATCCAGCCTGCTCCACGTCCTGATCGGCCGGGCGCTGCCGGCCGACCCCGGGCATCCGTACACGATCCGCGCCGGCCGGGCCGATGAGCTGCTCGGACCGGGCGGCGGACGGTTCGCCGACTTCGATCGGGCGGTCATCGCCGAGCACGGGTCGCTGCTCGGCGGCAGCGCACGTGAGGTCTCCCATCTGGCCGTGACGGTCCGCGGCGACGGCGTCCCCGGCGGGCTGCTGCTGGCCGACGCGCCCGGCATCGGCGCCGACCTGGCCACCGACGGCCGGGCCGCGGCCGTCGCGCACGCCGGTGACCTGCTGTTATGGGTGACCGACTCCCGGCGGCCGCTGTCCCGCGCCGAGCTGGACCACCTCGGCGGCCACCTGGACACGCACGGCCCGCACTCGATCGTCTTCGTGGTCAACGCGTTCCTCGACGCCGACACCGGTGACGGCTGGCAACGGTTCCAGCAGCGGGTGGCCCCGTTCTACCGGCGCCGGATCGCCGAGGCCGCCGACGAGCTCGGCGCCGACCCGCCGTCCCCGGTGTTCGTCTCGGCTCGGGCCGCGGCCGGTCACCCCGGCCGGTTCGGCGGTCCGGAGCTGCGCGACCTGCTGGCCGACCTGGCCGCCGGGCACCGGGCCACCGTCGCCACCCGCCTGTTCCGGGCCGAGCAGGCGCTCACCGACCTGGCCGTCGACCTGAACCGGCGCACCGCCGTGGCCGAGGAGGCGACCGCCTTCGCCGCGGCCGAACACGCCGCCCGGCTCCTCACCACCGCCCGTGGCGCCGTCTCCGAGACGCCCCGGTCGCGCTCCGCCGCCGCGGCCGTCGGTCAGGTCGGCGCCCTGCACCGGGTCCGCGACGAGCTGCTCGAACCGCTGCTGGCCGAGACCCGCCGCCTCCGCGACAACGCCTGACGTTCCGGCCCGAACCGGGCCGACGGTCCCTGAAGAGTTCGTTTTGTCGGGACTCACGAGTCGTGCCGGACTAAGCAAACGTATGTACGCAAACGTATGCGGTAGGCGGTACGGTCCCGCCAAACCCGGCGTTCGGGTCGGGGGAACTCGACAGGAGGCACGTGGTATACGGACCCGCCAGTGGATCTCCCTCCTGACGGTCGCGGCCTTGATCGGGGTCGCGGGCTGCTCCCAGGGGGATGCGTCACCCGATTCTTCCGACGATCAGATCGTGCCGGCCACGACCGGCTGCGCCGCCGACGGCGAGCTCACCATGTGGGAGCGGTCCGGCGGCAACAAGGACATGGTGGACATGCTCGTCGCGGCCTGGAACGCCAAGAACCCTCGCTGCGCCGTGAAACTGACCTACATCCCGCACACCGAGATGGTCGGCAAGATCGCCCAAGGCATCGCGTCCGGCCAGGTCCCGGACCTGATGGGGATGGACCTGATCTACGCACCGCAGTTCGAGAAGGCCGGGCAGCTCGTCGACCTGACCGACCGGGTCGGCGCCTGGCCGGAGCTGGCCACCGCCAGCAAGGGCCACATCACGGTCGCCACCTACGACCAGCGGCTCTACGGCGTCCCGCTCTACGCCGACGTGTCGGCGCTCTTCTACAACAAGGATCTCTTCAAACGGGCCGGCCTCGACCCGGCCAAACCGCCGACCAGCCTCCCCGAGCTGCGCGCCTACGCCGACAAGATCACCGCGCTGGGCGGCGACGTGAAGGGCTACTACCTGCCCGGCAACTGCGCGGGCTGCAACATCTTCACGGTCGGCCCGCTGATGTGGGCGTCCGGTGCGAAGATCGAGGCGGCCGGGCCCGGCGACGAACCGCTCGTCGGCGACGGAGTCAAACAGGTGCTCCAGTTCGAGCGGGACATGGTCGCCGCGGGCAACGTGCACGACGGCGACCGGACCGAGAACGGCGAGACGTTCCACCTGCAGTTCGGCTCGGGCAAGGTCGGCATGATGGGCACCGGCAACTTCAACATCACGCTGGCCCGCCAGCAGAACCCGGGCATGGACTTCGGCATCGCCCTGCTGCCCGGGATGACGGCCGGCTCCAGCGCCTCGTTCATCGGCGGCGACCTGGTCGTGGTACCGAAGGGCAGCAAACGGGTCAACGACGCGGTCAACTTCATGAAGTTCCTGCTCTCCGACGAGGTGCAGGTCGAGGTGTACGCCAAGGCGCTCAACCTGACCACCCGCAGCGACATGGTCGACAACCGGTACTT of the Actinoplanes sichuanensis genome contains:
- a CDS encoding type II toxin-antitoxin system PemK/MazF family toxin; this translates as MRRGEIWTIGDRADLRYRVLVLSGDSYNERKNAAPFCAPIVRQRGVTELPPYAVALTEQDPITGVVVVNRMRRLPASTGAERIGMVTGASMARLAEAMRELFEL
- a CDS encoding PP2C family protein-serine/threonine phosphatase yields the protein MGGQAYAGTARSVGERDDGWGWAATVQGVLDSLPGMSGYLAAEVDDRGMMTDLVWAAVTPEAVTPDGHRGTQLIGLPVSRLYPEEIAGDRWQTFQRVLDTGEPVDLDPIRVGESEFTIRAGRLGPGLLITWARLADPTAGRLAEVERTLAAEHELAARLQQIILPIPAEPIDLPGLRVAVRYLPAGEDAMIGGDWFHAAALRDGSVLLAVGDVAGHGTQAATTMAQLRHALRALSVVTSDPGALLEHLNRLIWELEADDPELAATAVIARFDPESHELVWAQAGHPPPLLSRNGRTAPLPRPAGPMLGVVDGARYADSVVTLTPGDVLLLYTDGLVEQRHRGPDVGLDSVIAAVDDAVRTAPERPLTEMLARLRRANPDDDTCILAVRPRA
- a CDS encoding NUDIX domain-containing protein — its product is MKPSVSCVFVCHDGAGRILLARRSEQARDEPGAWDCGAGALEFGETFEAAVTREVGEEYTAVPLEIRQLGVRNVLRDDPPSHWVAVVFAVRVDPADVRIGEPHKFDDLAWFAADDLPAPLHSQLPATLALLP
- a CDS encoding globin domain-containing protein; this encodes MGRPTLYEAAGGAPAMSALAADFHQRCLAHPGLSHPFERDIDPAHVAHLAAYWGEVFGGPDDYSRTRGGHGAMIRVHANQCDEDPFAGAFVECFDAAVAATLPDDPELRAVLGDYIRAATAEVVSYMPLAAAGPGEPPMPRWSWAGRHGLDASVSTGEPDTRTP
- a CDS encoding erythromycin esterase family protein, with protein sequence MIRYGDEVASIARPLHDPGDLEILLDRAAGAKVVLIGEATHGTHEFYEWRAALTRRLIAERGFSFVAVEGDWPDCERVNAAVRGAGPDPRQALIRYDRWPTWMWANEETVDFTRWLRGLNETRAPDDRVGFHGLDVYSLWQSMREILVWLREHDPDRVPAALDAYRCFEPYNEDPNAYGWATRFVPAACERRVVAMLAELRDGDFGVWQNAEVVAGAEGYYRTMVRGGPEAWNIRDRHMDATLDRLLRRYGPASKAVVWAHNTHVGDARATDQSGYGEVTLGQLARERFGADSAVLVGFATHHGTVVAGPVWGGPMEAMGVPAARPGSLEEVLQNAAPPAALFVFPTEGPRPDLLTTELPHRAIGVVYRPERERWANYVPTVLGERYDAFLWFAETRALRPLHTLRVNVHEPETYPSGV
- a CDS encoding alpha/beta fold hydrolase, producing MRKISRLLLAALIAAAGMLVATAGPAYATLPGYVLSSTTASLPPTLSALANGKRITYVTTNINGGIITATGLVLTPKTNKKNRTVAWGHGTTGLADNCAPSTNQAVFWNEARLAIAAMLTRGWTVAAPDYPGIGTPQNHPYLIGASVGRSLIDNVRAARNLDSALSTQYVVDGHSQGGQGSLFASQLAPSYDGNLVLKGTAAIAPVNNTQEFINYIPGNAAQGYLVMALYGVSVVEPSFKPNNVLAAPAEAQIGVLQSGCLPEILATYQDFAATDLIEGGVVPDAVVAKMASYENPAQTALSAPVLLVHGTEDEAVPYFTAPILRDQIAAYGVPVTLQTIEGASHDQAVSQSVTLVTDWIAARFT
- a CDS encoding spore photoproduct lyase family protein, which translates into the protein MGELLDIRRIYLEPAAAELPRGREILSRWPGATLVEVESHQRIPELFGDETNVRRWVRIKQEALVLGVKKTMTARPNGRSADFIAPSTANGCAMACAYCYVPRHKGYSNPITVFANIERVVSYLRGHVGRQGRKPEPNECDPEAWVYDIGENSDCSVDARISDNVRDLVELFRDQPSAKASFATKHVNRDLLAWDPRGRTRIRFSLMPPADARVLDIRTSPIPERIAAIDDFVAAGYEVHVNFSPVVVRDGWLDDWRDLLDHLDAGIGPEAKRQLAAEIIFLTHNRGLHEVNLGWHPRAEELIWRPELQQMKRSQNGDLNVRYRTGAKGTYVRALTDLIAERTPYLRVRYAF
- a CDS encoding P-loop NTPase family protein, which codes for MPTPAISEFADRFDPETSPVSLGVLGQLDRAVGRAFRDDLCARLQRAAAALAEPEVRVTLGGRAGSGRSSLLHVLIGRALPADPGHPYTIRAGRADELLGPGGGRFADFDRAVIAEHGSLLGGSAREVSHLAVTVRGDGVPGGLLLADAPGIGADLATDGRAAAVAHAGDLLLWVTDSRRPLSRAELDHLGGHLDTHGPHSIVFVVNAFLDADTGDGWQRFQQRVAPFYRRRIAEAADELGADPPSPVFVSARAAAGHPGRFGGPELRDLLADLAAGHRATVATRLFRAEQALTDLAVDLNRRTAVAEEATAFAAAEHAARLLTTARGAVSETPRSRSAAAAVGQVGALHRVRDELLEPLLAETRRLRDNA
- a CDS encoding ABC transporter substrate-binding protein, which codes for MPATTGCAADGELTMWERSGGNKDMVDMLVAAWNAKNPRCAVKLTYIPHTEMVGKIAQGIASGQVPDLMGMDLIYAPQFEKAGQLVDLTDRVGAWPELATASKGHITVATYDQRLYGVPLYADVSALFYNKDLFKRAGLDPAKPPTSLPELRAYADKITALGGDVKGYYLPGNCAGCNIFTVGPLMWASGAKIEAAGPGDEPLVGDGVKQVLQFERDMVAAGNVHDGDRTENGETFHLQFGSGKVGMMGTGNFNITLARQQNPGMDFGIALLPGMTAGSSASFIGGDLVVVPKGSKRVNDAVNFMKFLLSDEVQVEVYAKALNLTTRSDMVDNRYFKAEPLVQDVAKALLVGRTPYTLTFFEQINSPQGPWLKMLQRAYYTGDDLDTVIADAKKEMSAIAAKS